The following are encoded in a window of Paenibacillaceae bacterium GAS479 genomic DNA:
- a CDS encoding Glycosyl hydrolases family 43, translating into MISNQPPLSKRLLFFVTGFLIVFSVMIFARPAQAAPVNIVNNSDWYDTDGNVIWAQGGFTFEKDGTYYWFGMNYEIPNTKKVNLYTSTDLKNWTKQTNATTPNSVVDFSTINTKLDAIGDTTTGRFNEAQWVGRPVVAYNSLTSKYVMLIEWGNGDGNGRGKLAFFTSNTPEGPFQYQKFIAMPGGYKMGDLGSIFTDSDGSTYITYTIDHTYTNGGLQISKLTSDYLDIAEVTKTFVSTGPYKEATTLFKRGSKYIMLASTTNGWGSSQTWCYSATSLSGTWANPYVCATSPYSGNSFDTQTDQVLTVEGSSGNSYIYIGDRWNGRFGGSTGVGRNQWYPLTFDSNGAPTINGHLSWTLDAAAGTWTAPPVPPIVDVTQTYSISNRWPGKALGIVGGSTANYANLEQRAYSGAAGQSWKFIDAGGGYYNIRNVNSGMNLTLGGSTTNGTQVTQYTPSTSTSQQFSLMPVGGGYFKLVNRGSGKVLGNAGNGVDGAAIVQETDGNEWSQNFSFTVLP; encoded by the coding sequence ATGATTTCAAACCAGCCCCCACTATCAAAAAGGCTTCTCTTTTTTGTAACCGGTTTCTTGATTGTTTTTTCTGTAATGATTTTTGCCCGTCCTGCTCAGGCTGCGCCGGTAAATATTGTGAACAACTCGGATTGGTACGATACAGACGGCAATGTGATCTGGGCGCAGGGAGGCTTCACCTTTGAGAAGGATGGCACTTATTATTGGTTCGGCATGAACTACGAGATTCCTAATACAAAAAAAGTAAACCTGTATACATCTACTGATCTGAAAAACTGGACGAAACAGACGAATGCGACGACCCCCAATTCGGTCGTTGATTTCAGCACCATTAACACCAAGCTGGACGCAATCGGCGATACTACGACGGGACGTTTCAATGAAGCACAGTGGGTCGGACGTCCTGTTGTCGCTTATAACAGCTTGACCTCCAAATATGTCATGTTGATCGAATGGGGCAACGGAGATGGAAACGGACGAGGAAAGTTAGCGTTTTTTACGAGCAATACGCCTGAAGGGCCCTTCCAGTACCAGAAATTCATTGCCATGCCGGGCGGGTACAAAATGGGCGACCTCGGATCTATTTTCACCGATTCCGACGGCAGCACCTACATTACTTACACGATTGATCACACCTACACGAACGGCGGACTACAAATCAGCAAGCTTACCTCGGATTACCTTGATATCGCTGAAGTGACCAAAACATTCGTTTCCACCGGACCGTACAAAGAGGCAACAACTTTATTCAAACGAGGCTCCAAGTACATTATGCTCGCATCTACGACAAACGGCTGGGGCTCCAGCCAAACCTGGTGTTACTCTGCAACAAGCCTGAGCGGCACTTGGGCCAATCCGTATGTTTGCGCGACGAGCCCATATTCCGGCAACTCCTTCGATACCCAGACCGATCAGGTTTTGACGGTTGAAGGCAGCTCCGGCAATTCATACATTTATATCGGCGACCGTTGGAACGGACGTTTCGGCGGCAGCACGGGCGTAGGGCGCAACCAATGGTACCCGCTTACGTTTGACAGCAACGGAGCACCGACGATTAACGGGCATCTCAGCTGGACCCTTGATGCTGCAGCGGGAACGTGGACTGCACCTCCTGTTCCACCTATCGTTGACGTCACCCAAACATACTCTATCTCCAACCGCTGGCCTGGAAAAGCGCTTGGCATCGTCGGTGGATCGACAGCTAACTACGCTAATCTGGAGCAGCGCGCCTATAGCGGGGCGGCAGGCCAATCCTGGAAATTTATCGACGCAGGAGGCGGTTATTACAACATCCGCAACGTGAACAGCGGGATGAATTTGACGCTGGGCGGCTCCACGACAAATGGCACTCAAGTGACGCAATATACGCCAAGCACTTCGACTAGCCAGCAGTTCAGCCTTATGCCGGTTGGAGGCGGTTATTTCAAACTGGTTAACCGGGGCAGTGGAAAAGTGCTTGGCAACGCCGGAAACGGCGTCGACGGAGCTGCTATCGTCCAGGAAACCGACGGCAATGAATGGTCGCAAAATTTCAGCTTCACGGTGCTGCCTTAG
- a CDS encoding Ricin-type beta-trefoil lectin domain-like, whose amino-acid sequence MITAQRTSYSKSFVILVTGFIILLSMLLFAQSAKAAPVNIVNNSDWYDTNGNAIWAQGGFIMKKDNTYYWYGMNYEIANTKKVNLYTSTDLKNWTKQENTANPDSVVDFSSINTKLDAIGDTTTTRYAPTQWAGRPVAAYNSSTSKYVILIEWGNGDGNGRNKLTVFTSDTAAGPFKYEKFIAMPGGYKMGDLGSVFTDNDGSTYITYTIDYNPAWFNSGIQISKLSADFTSIAEVTKTMESTGPYKEATALFKRGSEYIMIASTTNGWTSSQSWCYSATSLSGTWTTPSYCGTSPSSSNSFDTQVDQVLTVTGTSGTSYIYLGDRWNGRLGGSTGVGRNQWYPLTFDASGKPVINGYAQWTLDAAAGTWSTGAPVDLTKTYSISNRWPGKALGIVAGSTANNAKLEQRTNTGAAGQSWKIIDAGGGYYYIRNVNSGLNLTLGSSTADGAQVTQYTPSTSTSQQFSIVTVGGGYFKLVNRGSGKVLGNAGNGADGTIITQGADTNEWSQNFSFTVLP is encoded by the coding sequence ATGATAACAGCACAGCGCACATCATATTCGAAAAGTTTTGTCATTTTGGTAACCGGTTTCATAATTTTGCTGTCTATGCTACTGTTCGCTCAATCTGCAAAAGCGGCTCCGGTTAACATCGTAAACAATTCCGACTGGTACGATACAAACGGCAATGCCATCTGGGCCCAGGGCGGATTCATCATGAAGAAGGATAATACTTACTACTGGTACGGCATGAATTATGAAATTGCCAACACCAAAAAAGTAAATCTATACACGTCCACGGATCTTAAAAATTGGACGAAACAGGAAAATACGGCCAATCCGGATTCTGTGGTCGATTTCAGCAGCATCAATACAAAGCTGGATGCGATCGGCGACACAACGACGACTCGTTATGCGCCAACGCAGTGGGCTGGCCGTCCGGTTGCTGCCTATAACAGCAGCACTTCCAAATACGTCATCTTGATTGAGTGGGGCAATGGCGACGGGAACGGACGGAATAAGCTGACGGTATTCACGAGCGATACTGCGGCAGGTCCATTTAAGTATGAGAAATTCATCGCAATGCCTGGCGGTTACAAAATGGGCGATCTCGGCTCCGTTTTCACTGATAATGATGGAAGCACTTACATCACGTATACGATTGACTATAATCCAGCATGGTTTAACTCCGGCATCCAAATCAGCAAGCTGTCCGCGGATTTCACGAGCATCGCAGAAGTAACAAAAACGATGGAATCTACCGGACCTTACAAAGAAGCGACAGCGCTGTTTAAACGCGGTTCCGAGTATATTATGATCGCTTCAACGACTAACGGCTGGACGTCCAGCCAAAGCTGGTGTTACTCGGCGACAAGCCTGTCTGGAACGTGGACTACGCCGTCCTATTGCGGGACTAGCCCATCTTCGAGCAATTCGTTTGATACGCAAGTCGACCAGGTATTGACCGTTACAGGCACTTCCGGCACGTCTTATATTTACCTTGGCGACCGCTGGAACGGACGTTTGGGCGGCAGCACCGGCGTAGGCCGCAATCAATGGTATCCGCTTACATTCGATGCTAGCGGCAAACCGGTCATCAACGGATATGCGCAGTGGACGCTGGATGCGGCGGCCGGCACATGGAGCACGGGAGCTCCTGTTGATTTGACGAAAACGTATTCTATTTCCAACCGTTGGCCAGGAAAGGCGCTGGGTATTGTGGCAGGGTCTACGGCGAACAATGCCAAGCTTGAGCAGCGCACAAATACGGGAGCGGCAGGGCAATCGTGGAAAATTATCGATGCGGGCGGAGGTTACTACTATATTCGCAATGTGAACAGCGGCCTTAACCTGACACTGGGAAGCTCTACCGCTGATGGCGCGCAAGTAACCCAGTATACGCCTAGCACGTCGACGAGCCAGCAGTTCAGCATTGTTACTGTTGGGGGCGGTTACTTCAAGCTAGTCAACCGTGGTAGCGGAAAGGTGCTTGGCAATGCTGGTAATGGCGCGGATGGCACCATTATTACACAAGGTGCGGACACCAATGAATGGTCGCAAAATTTCAGCTTCACGGTGCTACCGTAA
- a CDS encoding carbohydrate ABC transporter substrate-binding protein, CUT1 family has protein sequence MRKPTAIISCLMATTLLLSACSGSNGNNSTNSNNGSNNAGNTGGTTNTAVNEPAVNNAESTPPPEENIKDKKITISIYYPLPDQTEKRKSEDDKIARFQQEYPNVTIVKSDWHYNVDEIGVKMAANEAPTFFNTFATEAGFLVQRGWAADITELWNSYSFKDDINPTLQNQFVKDGKVYGVVQNGYSTSTVINKKLLASKNVTAPSYDWTWDDMLNTAKAVADPKKGIAGIAPMGKGNEAGWNWTNFLFEAGGQIQTTDGGKVTAAFNSDAGVKALQFYQKLRWEANAIPKDWALGWGDAVGAFAQGRTAMVIAGAEGVLDQALNQGGLKPDEVATYPMPAAEAGGKHSGILGGDYLVINPNASKDEQEMAFRYITFDYFTDNYLSAVEKDIQARKADGKYYIPPQMSYFKGDSEYGKKLQAIYDKYDNVYKYDPESNKLLDGNPEAQYNTQEYYAEMTTIIQEVFAKKDVDLKAKLDAAAKNMQSKHYDAIKVQ, from the coding sequence ATGCGCAAGCCGACCGCGATCATCAGCTGTCTGATGGCAACAACCCTGCTGCTGTCCGCATGCAGCGGAAGCAATGGGAACAACAGCACTAACAGCAACAACGGGAGCAACAATGCCGGCAATACGGGGGGAACGACCAATACCGCAGTGAATGAGCCGGCTGTGAACAACGCGGAGAGCACGCCCCCGCCGGAAGAGAACATCAAGGACAAAAAAATCACCATCAGCATCTACTACCCGCTTCCCGACCAGACAGAGAAACGCAAGTCCGAAGATGACAAAATTGCTCGTTTCCAACAGGAATATCCCAACGTTACGATCGTTAAAAGCGACTGGCACTACAATGTGGATGAAATCGGCGTGAAGATGGCTGCAAATGAGGCGCCGACATTTTTCAATACGTTTGCGACGGAGGCTGGCTTCCTCGTACAGCGCGGCTGGGCGGCCGATATTACTGAGCTGTGGAATAGCTATTCCTTCAAAGATGATATCAATCCTACCCTTCAGAATCAGTTCGTGAAGGACGGCAAAGTTTACGGCGTTGTGCAAAATGGCTATTCAACCTCTACGGTCATCAACAAAAAGCTGCTGGCTTCCAAAAACGTGACCGCTCCATCCTATGATTGGACCTGGGATGATATGTTGAACACGGCCAAAGCCGTAGCAGATCCGAAAAAAGGCATTGCCGGCATCGCTCCGATGGGCAAAGGCAATGAGGCAGGCTGGAACTGGACCAACTTCCTGTTCGAAGCAGGCGGTCAAATCCAAACGACGGATGGCGGCAAAGTTACGGCTGCCTTTAACTCCGATGCGGGCGTAAAAGCATTGCAGTTCTACCAAAAGCTGCGCTGGGAAGCAAATGCGATTCCGAAGGATTGGGCGCTTGGCTGGGGCGATGCCGTTGGAGCATTCGCGCAAGGACGCACAGCAATGGTTATCGCCGGTGCAGAAGGCGTGTTGGATCAGGCTCTCAACCAGGGCGGCCTGAAGCCCGATGAAGTAGCCACTTATCCGATGCCTGCTGCTGAAGCCGGCGGCAAACATTCCGGTATCCTCGGCGGCGATTATCTCGTCATCAATCCGAACGCTTCCAAGGATGAGCAGGAGATGGCGTTCCGCTACATCACATTTGACTATTTTACCGACAACTATCTGAGCGCGGTTGAGAAGGATATCCAAGCTCGTAAAGCGGACGGTAAATACTATATTCCGCCGCAAATGAGCTATTTCAAGGGAGATTCCGAATACGGCAAAAAACTGCAAGCTATCTATGATAAATATGATAACGTGTACAAGTACGATCCAGAATCCAACAAATTGCTCGACGGCAACCCGGAAGCCCAGTACAACACGCAAGAGTACTATGCCGAGATGACTACCATCATCCAGGAAGTGTTCGCTAAGAAGGATGTTGATCTGAAGGCAAAGCTTGATGCAGCTGCCAAGAATATGCAATCCAAACATTACGATGCAATCAAAGTTCAATAA
- a CDS encoding carbohydrate ABC transporter membrane protein 2, CUT1 family produces the protein MMDRGILSGYDLKRKRTRIGYSVMIAIALLMSITMIYPVLTTMFNGLKDNAEVNSFPPKFLPQSWNWSNFDAAWNYVELPLFLRNTLLIFGGNMLVSVLVLGLASFSLSRLNIPYRRVIEMFFMITLFIPPTTYLIPNFLNLKDLGLLDSFFAFWLPAGANAFFLLLLKNFFDGISMEIFEAARIDGASELSCFIRIAVPLSLPIFATLAIFVFASAWNDWFWPSLIMHKDSHYPLSTAIYKYVIQAKMLNLNIKFAILTLVMLPPILVFLLFQRFIIRGLHLGGVKG, from the coding sequence ATGATGGATCGAGGTATTTTATCCGGCTATGACTTGAAACGTAAAAGAACGCGTATCGGATATAGCGTCATGATCGCAATTGCATTGCTCATGTCAATTACGATGATCTATCCTGTGCTGACGACGATGTTCAACGGATTGAAGGACAATGCGGAGGTGAATTCGTTCCCGCCGAAATTCCTGCCGCAAAGCTGGAACTGGAGCAACTTCGACGCTGCTTGGAACTACGTCGAGCTGCCGCTGTTCCTGCGTAATACGCTGCTCATCTTCGGAGGCAATATGCTCGTTTCCGTGCTGGTGCTCGGACTCGCTTCTTTCTCGTTGTCGCGGCTGAACATCCCCTATCGGCGTGTGATCGAGATGTTTTTTATGATTACGCTGTTCATTCCACCAACGACCTATCTGATCCCGAACTTCCTCAATCTCAAGGATCTCGGCTTGCTGGATTCATTTTTCGCTTTCTGGCTTCCGGCTGGAGCCAACGCCTTTTTTCTGCTGCTGCTCAAAAACTTCTTTGATGGCATCAGCATGGAAATTTTCGAGGCGGCGCGGATCGACGGAGCTTCCGAACTGAGCTGTTTCATTCGCATTGCCGTACCGCTATCGCTCCCGATCTTCGCAACACTGGCGATTTTCGTGTTCGCCTCGGCTTGGAACGACTGGTTCTGGCCTTCGCTGATCATGCATAAAGACTCGCATTACCCGCTGTCGACTGCCATTTACAAGTACGTCATTCAGGCCAAAATGCTCAATCTTAACATTAAATTCGCCATCCTGACGCTGGTCATGTTACCGCCGATTCTCGTGTTTCTGCTGTTCCAGCGCTTCATTATTCGCGGACTGCATCTAGGCGGCGTTAAAGGTTAG
- a CDS encoding carbohydrate ABC transporter membrane protein 1, CUT1 family, protein MNPLTKSTTSVPTGPQAAARRSRPQLLLRKYGWSLAFLLPAAAIFLLFLWLPIIKGFIYSFYSIDFVNGNKFTGLDNYRTVLADPDVRIAIKNTLYYMFLCLSIGFWVPIVFAIAISEIKRFQGVFRVAAYLPNVIPVVVLYGLWRWLYDPVGPINASITSLWGGEGISFLSDTSWSMISLVFMETWQQFGSAMLLYLAAVLSIPRDWYEAAEIDGAGIWQRIRYITLPSLRSLILLMLVLQIIGTSQAYQSQLALLDGGPMNATLTYALLIVKYATTRLEMGTASAMGVLMFLVLGVLAILHYRLDRKGGDAA, encoded by the coding sequence ATGAATCCATTGACCAAATCGACAACGAGCGTGCCCACAGGGCCGCAAGCCGCCGCACGGCGGTCAAGACCGCAGCTTCTGCTGCGCAAATACGGCTGGAGCCTGGCCTTTTTGCTGCCGGCTGCGGCTATTTTCTTGCTGTTTTTATGGCTGCCCATTATTAAAGGGTTCATCTACAGCTTCTACAGCATTGACTTTGTGAACGGCAACAAGTTTACGGGACTGGACAATTATCGCACGGTGCTGGCCGATCCCGATGTGCGAATCGCGATCAAGAACACGCTCTACTACATGTTTCTTTGTCTGAGCATCGGGTTCTGGGTGCCGATCGTGTTCGCGATTGCCATCTCTGAAATCAAGCGATTCCAGGGCGTTTTTCGCGTAGCCGCTTATTTGCCTAACGTCATTCCGGTCGTGGTGCTTTACGGGCTGTGGCGCTGGCTGTATGATCCGGTTGGCCCTATCAACGCCAGTATCACTTCCCTGTGGGGAGGAGAGGGAATTAGCTTCCTGAGTGATACTAGCTGGTCGATGATTTCGCTCGTTTTCATGGAAACCTGGCAGCAATTCGGCTCGGCGATGCTGCTTTATCTGGCTGCGGTGCTCAGCATTCCGCGCGATTGGTATGAAGCGGCCGAGATCGACGGGGCAGGCATTTGGCAGCGCATTCGGTATATTACACTACCATCACTGCGAAGCTTGATCCTGCTCATGCTCGTGCTGCAAATAATCGGTACTTCACAGGCGTACCAGTCCCAATTGGCACTGCTAGACGGAGGGCCGATGAATGCCACGCTGACCTACGCGCTGCTTATCGTCAAGTACGCAACGACGAGGTTGGAAATGGGGACCGCATCCGCAATGGGCGTGCTCATGTTCCTCGTGCTTGGTGTACTGGCGATCTTGCACTATCGGCTTGATCGGAAGGGAGGTGACGCCGCATGA
- a CDS encoding Two-component response regulator, YesN/AraC family, consists of REC and AraC-type DNA-binding domains — protein MHRILIVDDEPLICRGLSSLLAGAGLGIADIHMAHTGFEALDYLRMEEVDLMITDIGMPGMNGIELMHQARLIKPWVQTIVISAHETFQYAQMAMRLGARDYLIKPLNSAQLLDSVRNALLQMQAEKPSSGKPDYAASMGSRFALRAPDSHRGQAITALMASAPASPEEAQQLASAAGLEGAGPYLAMIRIGTDFSSREGELLQPKDKDLLAYALMNMASELLDQDWNPLPFTLPNWEIGLLIGWSEERYDDNTVSKINQLDMIGRSLHHHAAGFLRLPTLIGISQIARGPEFIHLLASQSQRALEWSTRHPGQKVFYYGDFSWSEQPGEETGEEEASAQSNRIVERSRQYIEQFYAQKGLTLHEVSQRNHVSPNYLSYLFKKNTGYNLWEYVIKLRMEEGRRLLLTTDLRRYEVAERVGYESPEHFSKIFKKYYGYSPSELKKEHPAK, from the coding sequence ATGCATCGAATTTTGATTGTTGATGATGAGCCGCTCATTTGCAGGGGGTTGTCCAGTCTGCTCGCAGGAGCGGGCCTTGGCATAGCGGACATCCATATGGCGCATACGGGTTTTGAGGCGCTCGACTATCTTCGCATGGAAGAGGTCGACCTGATGATAACCGATATCGGAATGCCCGGCATGAACGGCATCGAGCTGATGCATCAGGCGCGTCTCATCAAACCATGGGTGCAGACGATTGTCATCTCCGCCCATGAAACATTCCAATACGCACAGATGGCCATGCGGCTTGGCGCCCGCGACTATTTGATCAAGCCGCTCAACAGTGCACAGTTGCTGGATTCTGTGCGCAACGCCTTGCTGCAAATGCAGGCCGAGAAGCCGTCATCCGGCAAGCCTGATTATGCCGCGAGCATGGGGAGCCGCTTTGCCCTTCGCGCTCCGGACTCGCATCGCGGCCAGGCCATTACCGCGCTAATGGCAAGCGCCCCCGCTTCCCCGGAGGAGGCGCAGCAGCTCGCCTCGGCTGCAGGTTTGGAGGGGGCAGGGCCTTATTTGGCGATGATCCGCATTGGGACTGACTTTAGCTCCCGAGAGGGAGAACTATTGCAACCGAAAGATAAGGATCTGCTGGCCTATGCGCTGATGAATATGGCAAGCGAACTGCTGGATCAGGATTGGAATCCGCTGCCCTTTACGCTGCCGAATTGGGAGATTGGACTGCTGATTGGGTGGAGCGAGGAAAGGTACGATGACAACACAGTAAGCAAAATCAATCAGCTCGATATGATCGGCCGGAGCCTTCATCATCATGCGGCTGGTTTTCTTCGTTTGCCTACACTTATCGGGATCAGCCAAATCGCCAGGGGGCCGGAGTTCATCCACCTGCTGGCCAGCCAATCTCAGCGCGCTTTGGAATGGTCGACCCGACATCCCGGCCAAAAAGTATTCTATTACGGTGATTTCAGCTGGAGCGAGCAGCCGGGTGAGGAGACAGGGGAGGAAGAGGCCTCTGCCCAGAGCAACCGGATTGTAGAACGTTCGCGTCAGTACATCGAGCAGTTTTATGCCCAGAAGGGGCTGACGCTGCATGAAGTATCACAGCGGAATCATGTCAGTCCGAACTATCTCAGCTACTTATTTAAGAAAAATACAGGGTACAATCTGTGGGAATATGTTATCAAGCTGCGGATGGAGGAAGGACGGCGACTACTGTTGACGACGGATCTTCGCCGTTATGAGGTTGCAGAGCGCGTCGGCTATGAATCGCCGGAGCATTTCAGTAAAATTTTCAAAAAATATTATGGGTACAGCCCCAGCGAGCTTAAAAAAGAACATCCAGCCAAGTAA
- a CDS encoding two-component system, sensor histidine kinase YesM, with protein sequence MMNPLTKLSVKLQLIMLFLIMAIPILALFAYGNMKAENIMKGNITGAYAELNKQNLLMINREMDNIKKITTTIIQNPVSQRIVPGGTEPVLDRVKKYAEMDKLLRAYSTGTDGETPIYYSLYVYDPSNEFYFAPSIQMTQNGVYFLTDDTKPDWYDKAVRSKGQGFVQVIDNNAAFTKEKTLTYVRAVNNINEGGGVIGVLVAYKLEGKVVDSMSSINLPGSVISLIDSQAKIMSSTMPDRLGRNLGLPAELEQLAKEAGLDKPFHHIAGDRIYVISGENSLHLRLVYEIPVQSMLQQQNELKNVIFLISAVYIALGCILMIYFWRSLMTPLQRLSMFARKYEPGKRVPETPGQSRSDEVGVLISVVYGMARRLNSLIEDKYQADIRQKEAQLQILYHQINPHLLYNTLESIYWKSSLEGHTESAEMIKDLSKLMKISLSRGRELITYAEECEHAAAYVALQRRRYEAELRVLWDIPEELESSLIPKITLQPLIENAIIHGIKHMGEDGEIVITVRRYDIGDGPHGYSGLWRDAIRYDDAARIVITVADNGYKFVDYGAIQRWLAEPDQSPAIGYGIRNIDQRIRLQFGHPYGLTIGPRPEGGTVVSLLLPWRTGESALSGAASASSDRRGE encoded by the coding sequence ATGATGAATCCGCTTACAAAGCTAAGCGTCAAGCTTCAGTTGATTATGCTGTTTTTAATTATGGCGATTCCGATATTGGCGCTGTTCGCCTATGGCAACATGAAAGCGGAAAACATCATGAAGGGGAATATAACCGGAGCCTACGCCGAACTGAACAAGCAGAATCTGCTGATGATCAATCGGGAAATGGACAATATCAAAAAAATCACCACAACGATCATCCAAAATCCAGTTAGCCAACGGATCGTGCCAGGCGGCACCGAGCCGGTACTTGATCGCGTCAAGAAATATGCCGAGATGGATAAGCTGCTCCGCGCATACTCCACCGGTACGGACGGGGAGACGCCAATTTACTACTCGCTGTATGTGTACGACCCCTCAAATGAGTTTTATTTTGCCCCCTCAATCCAAATGACGCAAAACGGCGTTTACTTCCTGACTGATGATACAAAGCCGGACTGGTATGACAAAGCGGTACGCAGCAAAGGGCAAGGATTCGTGCAGGTCATCGACAACAACGCCGCTTTTACAAAGGAAAAGACACTTACCTATGTCCGTGCAGTCAACAATATCAATGAAGGTGGCGGCGTCATCGGTGTGCTCGTGGCCTATAAGCTGGAGGGAAAAGTGGTCGATTCTATGAGCTCAATTAATCTTCCGGGGAGCGTCATCAGCCTGATCGACTCTCAAGCTAAGATCATGAGCAGCACGATGCCGGATCGACTTGGCAGGAACCTGGGGCTGCCGGCGGAACTGGAGCAGCTTGCGAAAGAGGCGGGGCTTGATAAACCGTTCCACCATATTGCTGGAGATCGAATTTATGTGATCAGCGGAGAAAACAGTCTTCATCTTCGACTCGTTTATGAAATTCCTGTCCAATCGATGCTCCAGCAGCAGAATGAACTCAAAAACGTCATTTTCCTCATCTCTGCCGTTTATATCGCGCTCGGCTGCATCCTGATGATTTATTTTTGGCGCTCGCTCATGACGCCGCTGCAGCGGCTTTCCATGTTCGCACGCAAATATGAACCGGGCAAGCGTGTACCAGAAACACCCGGCCAGTCACGCAGCGACGAGGTGGGCGTTCTTATTTCTGTTGTTTATGGCATGGCGCGCAGGCTGAATAGTCTTATCGAGGATAAGTATCAAGCGGATATTAGGCAGAAAGAAGCGCAGCTGCAGATTTTGTACCATCAGATCAATCCTCATCTGCTATACAATACGCTCGAGAGCATTTATTGGAAAAGCTCGCTGGAAGGCCATACGGAATCCGCAGAAATGATCAAGGATCTATCCAAGCTGATGAAAATCAGCCTGAGCCGCGGGCGGGAGCTGATCACGTACGCGGAGGAATGCGAGCATGCCGCTGCATATGTAGCTCTCCAGCGGCGCCGGTATGAAGCCGAGCTGCGCGTATTATGGGACATTCCCGAGGAGCTGGAGAGCTCCTTGATTCCCAAAATTACACTGCAGCCGCTAATCGAAAACGCGATCATCCACGGTATCAAGCACATGGGCGAGGACGGGGAAATCGTCATCACAGTGCGTCGTTACGACATTGGTGACGGCCCTCATGGCTATAGTGGCCTGTGGCGTGATGCGATCCGCTACGATGATGCAGCTCGTATCGTCATCACGGTAGCAGACAACGGTTATAAATTCGTCGATTACGGGGCTATCCAGCGCTGGCTTGCCGAGCCTGATCAGTCGCCAGCGATCGGATACGGTATCCGCAACATTGACCAGCGCATCCGACTGCAGTTCGGCCATCCCTATGGCCTTACGATTGGCCCGCGACCGGAAGGCGGAACTGTTGTAAGCTTGCTGCTGCCATGGCGGACAGGAGAATCAGCCTTAAGCGGAGCAGCATCTGCATCATCAGACAGGAGAGGGGAATAA
- a CDS encoding integral membrane protein, YkoY family gives MVVLIGLEGILAADNALVISIMVKHLPEKERKKALFYGLAGAFVFRFASLFIISFLADVWYIQALGAAYLLFIAINHMAKRLFVKKKKHMKEAEKKQENFWVTVLKVELADLAFAVDAILAAVALAITLPATSLPRIGGLDGGQFGVILAGGIIGLVIMRFAASYFGRLLEQRPGLETAAFAIVGWVGIKLAVYTLSHPDIGVLAKTFPKSVGWKITFWGVLILIAVCGWFLSKEKMPPSKPEAGPKEIGTV, from the coding sequence TTGGTTGTTCTGATTGGACTTGAAGGCATTCTTGCTGCAGACAATGCGCTCGTCATTTCCATCATGGTCAAACATCTGCCGGAAAAAGAACGCAAAAAGGCGCTGTTTTATGGCCTAGCCGGTGCATTTGTGTTCCGTTTTGCCTCGTTGTTCATCATCTCCTTCCTTGCGGATGTCTGGTACATACAAGCGCTCGGAGCAGCTTACCTGCTGTTCATCGCAATCAATCACATGGCGAAGCGTTTGTTTGTCAAAAAGAAAAAGCATATGAAGGAAGCCGAGAAAAAGCAGGAAAACTTCTGGGTCACCGTGCTTAAAGTTGAACTGGCTGATCTCGCGTTTGCCGTTGATGCTATCTTGGCGGCAGTAGCGCTCGCCATTACACTTCCCGCTACGTCTTTACCGCGAATCGGCGGACTCGACGGAGGCCAGTTTGGCGTTATCCTTGCGGGCGGCATTATCGGCTTGGTCATTATGCGTTTTGCCGCGTCGTACTTCGGCCGCCTGCTGGAGCAACGTCCCGGACTGGAAACAGCCGCATTTGCCATCGTCGGCTGGGTCGGCATCAAGCTAGCCGTTTACACATTATCCCATCCGGATATCGGCGTTCTCGCCAAAACCTTCCCTAAGAGCGTGGGATGGAAAATCACCTTCTGGGGAGTGCTCATCCTCATCGCGGTCTGCGGCTGGTTCCTGTCAAAGGAGAAAATGCCTCCGAGCAAGCCGGAAGCAGGTCCGAAAGAGATCGGAACCGTGTAA